From the genome of Alcanivorax sp.:
GTGGCACTCCCACAGGGGACGCTCACGGTCCATCAGGTTGGAATGTTCGGCGGAAATCAGTGACAGCAGTTCCCGGATCCGGCCCGGCTTGGGCAGGGCTTCATGGCGAAAGTGGTGATCCAGATCGAATTGCTTGTCCTCGGTCCAGTAGTACTGGCCAAGCCGGCGGGTAAGCTTCTGGTTGAATGGCGCCACCGGGTTGCTGTAGTCACGCATCTGTTCGGCCAGTTCGCTGACATACTTGGGGCCGGCGCCTTCGGGAAAGTGGAACAGTTGCAGCCCGCCCACATGCATGGGTTGCTGGCGTTTTTCCAGCCACAGGAATAGTTGGTCTACCGGGCTAAGAGCTTTCATAGTGTCCAGATCCTTTTCACTTATCGTTATTTCCATCTACACAGCCTGTCATGGAAGTGAAATGCAGTCTCCATGCCAACCGGCCTATTACTGTGCAGAGAAGATCATAGTAGCAAACGGGCAGGGGGGTCACTGTGTGTGACCTGTAAAAATCCCGGCGTTGGAGTGAATAAATCGGGCTGTCTCAGTGAGCGATGTTATCGACTGAAATTCAGGACATGACAGACCCGTGAAATCCGCCATAAGCATGCATTTTGCCTCTTGCACCCGGGGGCGCTTTGACGAAGACTCAGGGTCTGACTGATGGGTCATTCCGGGGCGATAGGGAGAGCGACCTGGCTTGACGTCATGTATCACGCCGCTTGCGGCAGACACCCCGGGAAAGGGGGCTGGTCGTGCCCGCACAGGCATTCATCCCATGAATACTGAAAATAGACCATATTGATTATGTTTATGGGATGGCCGGGTCTAGAATGCGCAGCATCGAAGGCCGGCATGTCATGACATGAACAGGGTTGCCCCTCTCCGGTATCGATTAACCAATTCTTTTATCAGAGGTTCACCATGTCATACACCAAAGACATCGAAGCACTGGGCTCCGTGATTGGCGCCAACAGCACCTGGAAAGATATCAATCCGGAATCTGCTGTTCGCATGCGTCTGCAAAACCGTTTCAACACGCATCTGGACATCGCCAAGTACAACGCCAAGATCATGCGTGAAGACATGGCTGCCTATGATGCTGACAACTCCAAGTACACCCAGTCCCTGGGTTGCTGGCACGGTTTCATCGGCCAGCAGAAGATGATCTCCATCAAGAAGTACTTCGGTGGCACCAAGCGTCGTTACCTGTACCTGTCCGGCTGGATGGTTGCTGCCCTGCGCTCCCAGTTCGGTCCGCTGCCTGATCAGTCCATGCACGAGAAGACTTCCGTTGCTGACCTGATCCGTGAACTGTACACCTTCCTGAAGCAGGCTGACGCGTGGGAACTGAACCACCTGTACCGCAACCTGGACGCCGCCAAGGAAGCTGGTGATTCCGCCAAGCAGGCTGAAATCATCAACCAGATCGACAACTTCGAAACTCACGTTGTTCCGATCATCGCTGACATCGACGCTGGTTTCGGTAACCCGGAAGCCACCTACCTGATGGCCAAGCAAATGATCGAAGCGGGTGCGTGCTGTATCCAGATCGAAAACCAGGTTTCCGACGAGAAGCAGTGTGGTCACCAGGACGGTAAAGTCACCGTTCCCCACGCCGACTTCCTGGCCAAGATCAACGCCGTACGTTACGCCTTCCTCGAGCTGGGCGTTGACGATGGTGTGATCGTTGCCCGTACCGACTCTGAAGGTGCTGGCCTGACCAAGCAGATCGCCGTTTCCCAGAAAGAAGGCGACCTGGCTGATCAGTACAACTCCTTCCTGGAAGGTGAAGAAGTGACTGATCCGTCCTCCGTTCAGCACGGTGACGTTCTGGTCAAGACTGCTGGCAAGCTGATCAAGCCGACCAAACTGGCTTCCGGCCTGTTCCAGTTCCGTCGCGATTCCAACATCGATCGTGTTGTTCTGGACTGTGTCACCAGCCTGCAGAACGGCGCTGACCTGCTGTGGATCGAGACTCCGACTCCGAACGTTGCGCACATCAAGCACATGGTTGATCGCATCAAGGAACAAGAGCCGAACGCCAAGCTGGTTTACAACAACAGCCCGTCCTTCAACTGGACCCTGAACTTCCGTCAGCAGGTATTCGATGCCTGGTCTGAAGAAGGCAAGGACGTTTCTGCCTACGAGCGCGATTCCCTGATGAGCGTGAAGTACGACGAAACCGAACTGGCTGAAGTGGCTGACGAGTGGGCCAAAGAGTTCCAGGCCAAGGCTTCCCGCGAAGCCGGTGTATTCCACCACCTGATCACTCTGCCGACCTACCACACCGCTGCTCTGTCCACCGACCAGCTGGTAGAAGGCTACTTCGGCGAAGAAGGCATGCTGGCCTACGCCAAAGGTGTTCAGCGTCAGGAAATCCGTCGCAACATCGCTACCGTGAAGCACCAGGACATGGCCGGTTCCAACATCGGTGATGACCACAAAGAGTACTTCTCTGGTGAAGCTGCGCTGAAAGCCGGCGGTAAAGACAACACCATGAACCAGTTCGAGAACAACTAAGTTCCGATCTGTTCAAGGTAAGTCTTGAAGAAGCGGCCCCCGAAAGGGGGCCGCTTTTTTTGGTTCATCGCGGGTTAGCCGGAAGTTGCTGCTACCAAGGTCTTCCCGTAGTAGCGTCGGTTATTCGGCTCCGCGCACCCGTGCAGGCCGCCTTGTCGCCTTGTCAGGCGTTCCTTCGCTCCGCTCGGTGGCGGCGCGATTCCAGCGCTTTACTTCTCCCTGGGTGAAGCCGCTGTCTGGTGGGAGGTTCAGCTTGCTGAACGAAGGTTCTGGCAACAGCTCCCGATCCGAGGTTTCAGTGATCTTTGTGGTGAAAACGTTTTTCGATCCTGGTCTGAAATCGCGCCGCCAGCGACGCTCCTACGGAAAGGTGGGGCTTTCCCGGAATTCCGAGATGAACAAAAAAGGGGCGACCCGAAGGTCGCCCCTTTTTTAGCATCCGACGTCATAGATTTGACGTCCGATTTACCACTTACTCGTAATCGAACGAGAAGTGCTCTTCTTTCAGCTGCATGGTGCTCTTGGTGGGCTTCAGCGCGGCATCGGCGTGCCCTTTGGCGCTGGGCAGCATGCGCTCGAAGTAGAACTCTGCCGTGGCCAGTTTGGCTTTGTAGAATTCTGCCGGCTCGTTGCCACCGTTCTCCAGCTTGTCCTTGGCCACGCCAGCCTGCAGTGCCCAGAAGTACGCCATCATGGCGTAGCCGCTGTACATCAGGAAGTCGTAGCTGGCGGTGGAGACCATGTCGCGGTCCTTGGCGGCCACCAGCATGATGCGGGTGGTCAGGTAGTTCCACTCGGCAGCGATTTTCAGCAGCTTCCAGGCGAACGGGCGCAGTTTGGGATCGCGCAGGTTCTTGGTGCCGAAATCCACCAGTTTCTTGGTGAAGTCACGAACACACTTGCCCTTGGTGGTCAGCAGGACCTTGCGGCCCAGCAGGTCCAGGGCCTGAATGCCGGTGGTGCCTTCGTACAGGGTGGAGATACGCGCATCACGCACGATCTGCTCCATGCCATGTTCCTTGATGTAGCCGTGGCCACCGAACACCTGCATGCCGTCGTTGGCCACTTCCAGACCTTTCTCGGTGAGGAAGCCTTTCAGGATCGGGGTGAAGAAGCCCAGCTCGCTGTCCCAGTGCTCGTACTTCTTCATGTCGTTTTCCAGAATGCCGGAAATCATGTTGTCGGCGTACTGGGCAGAGAAGTACAGCATGGCACGGCCGCCTTCGGCGATGGCCTTCTGCTTGAGCAGCATGCGACGCACGTCACCATGGTGGATCAGGCTGTCGGCGATGGCATCGGGCTCTTTCTTGCCGGACAGGGCACGCATGGACTTACGCTCTTTGGCATAAGGCAGTGCACCCTGGTAAGACAGCTCGGCGTGGGCGATACCCTGCATGGCGGTACCCAGACGGGCAGTGTTCATGAAAGTGAACATGCACTCCAGGCCCTTGTTTTCCGGGCCGATCAGGAAACCGGTAGCTTCATCAAAGTTCATCACGCAGGTGGCGGAGGCCTTGATGCCCATTTTCTTTTCCAGGGAGCCAACGTTGACACCGTTGTCTTCACCGATCTTGCCCGGCAGGTACTTGGGCACGATGAACAGGGAGATCCCCTTGGTGCCTTTGGGGGCGTCAGGCAGGCGCGCCAGCACGATGTGGACAATGTTTTCCACCATGTCGTGGTCGCCGGAAGAGATAAAGATCTTGGTGCCGGAAATCTTGTAGGAACCATCCTTCTGCGGCTCGGCCTTGGTCTTTACCTGACCCAGGTCGGTACCACACTGGGGTTCGGTCAGACACATGGTGCCGCCCCAGGTCCCTTCGGTCAGCGGGACCAGGTAATCCTGCTTCTGCTCTTCAGTGCCGTGCAGCTGGATGGTGTTCATGGCGCCCAGGGACAGACCCGGGTACATGGAGAACGACCAGTTGGCGGTGGCCATCATTTCCTGCTTGATCAGACCCAGGGACATGGGCAGACCCTGACCGCCGTATTCCACTGGGTGGCTCAGACCCTGCCAGCCACCCGCCTGGAACTCTGCGTAGGCTTCCTTGAAGCCTTTCGGAGTGGTAACCACGCCGTCTTCCAGCTTACAGCCTTCCTCGTCACCGCTCTGGTACAGCGGACCGATGGTGTTCTCACACAGCTTGGCCATTTCACCAACGATGGCTTCCACCATATCCGGGGTGGCGTCTTCACCGTTGGGCAAGGTCTTGTAGTGACCTTCGAAATCGAACACTTCGTTCATCAAGAAGCGCATATCGCGCACGGGAGCCTTATAGTTCGGCATCAGAATTCCCTCGTCTCATCAGTCAGGCTGTCCATAGTGGGTTGCAGGATAAACCCGAACCGGACAGCGGATCACGGAGCGCATTGTTGGGGAAAGCACACTTAAAGACATTGACTGCCAAGGCGGGATAGGGCTGGCGTTACGGTGAATGGGCGTTCACGGGGTATTGAGCTTCGAGCTGCTAGCTATGAGCAAAACCGAACATTGCCACGAAGCCGCTGTAGGAGCCCAGCTTGCCTGGGCGATCCGAGCCAAAGCGAGGTAAGGATTCCAGAAGCGATTTTCGAAAACCTAAAACCCGGTGGCCAGTTAGGGTCTTGGCTTTTGAAACTCGTGACCCGAACCTTTTATTTCGCCGAGCCTCGGAGCGCGGTCGAACGACCGCTCCTACAGCGGCTCCGGTCTCACCTCTAGCCAAGTTCCCACAGCAGTTCTGCAGAAAGGGTTTTTCCTCACAGCTCAAAGCTCATAGCTCGCAGCTCTCTTACTTCTTCCCCTTCCAGCTATACATGGAAGTGGACACTCCGATGCGATACGCCACTTCGTCCCAGACCTTGCGGGGCAGGGCGGCCTTGAGCAGTTCGGTGGATTTGGCAATCGGTGGCTCAATCACGAAGCTGTCTTTCTTGATCATGCCCTTGATGATGCTGTTGACCACCTTTTCCGGGGTGAGCATGGGGGTGAGCAGCGGGGTTTTCACGCCGTCGAACATGCCGGTGGAAATGTAGCTGGGGCAGACCGTGGTCACGTCCACGTGCTTGATCTTGCGGACATCCAGTTCCAGGCGAATGGATTCGGAGAAACCCACCACCGCCCATTTGCTGGCGGCATAGGTGCTGCCATAGGGCAGGCCCACAAAGGCGGAAGCGCTGGCAATATTGACCAGGTAACCCTGCTTGGCCTGAATCAGATCATTGAGGAAGGCGTGGGTGGTGGCCATCAGGCCTTCGGTGTTGATGCGGAAGGTATTGAGATGCTGTTCCAGCTCTACCTGCTCGAACTCGCCGCCAAACACCACACCGGCATTGTTGATCAGCGCGGTGATCGGACCCACTTCCTCATGCAGCTTGTCACGGAATTTGGCAATGGACGCCAGTTTGCTCACATCCAGCACATAGGCATGGGCCTTGCCGCCGGCGGTCTTGATCCGGTCTGCCACCTCGCGGGCAGCAGCAATCCGCCGCGCCGTGACGATCACCTCCGCACCCTGTCTGGCAAACTCTTCCGCCATCAAGGCGCCAATACCGGCACCGGCGCCAGTGATCAGGATACGGTGATTATCAAAACGGGCCATGCGTCGTCCTTGCTGATGAGTTCAAAGTTGAAAGTTGAAAGTTCAAAAGCGCAGGATGGGTTCTCTGTTTTGAGATTCCGTGCCCGCGCCATTACCGTTAATCGCGGACACAGCATTGCAAGACAGAGCAGCCTGATCCGCGTTTCAACTTTAAACTTTCAACTCGTAACTGCTTTTATCCCGGCAGCTTCAGGCCAGCCATCACCACCAGCCCGTCTTCCACCGATCTGGCCCGCAGTCGCAGGCCGCTGATGCGTACCGTATCACCGACCACCGCCTGTTTCCCTACCTGTTTGGTAAACAATTCTGTCACGGTCAGGCCTTGCCAGAGCGGGGGCGGAGACTCCACCCCGTAGATGGCGATCAGTTGCGCCACCGGGGTCTTGCCGATCACGGTGAAATCGCCGTAATAGCGTTTCTCGTCCGGACTCATATGATGACACAGGTCTGACAGTGCCGGTTTGTGTGACAGCGGCGCCAGCCAGCTGATCAGATCGCCGGCCTCGATAACCGGTTCTTCCGTGGGGCTGTGCACCTGGTGATTACGGTACAGCATCAGCGGGGTGCGGCCTTCATCGGACAGTGCATTCAGTGGCTTGCCTACAGCGCGGGCACCTTCTTCCACCTGGAATTGCAGCAGGAAGCGGTCCCTCGGTGCGGCCAGCGGA
Proteins encoded in this window:
- a CDS encoding isocitrate lyase gives rise to the protein MSYTKDIEALGSVIGANSTWKDINPESAVRMRLQNRFNTHLDIAKYNAKIMREDMAAYDADNSKYTQSLGCWHGFIGQQKMISIKKYFGGTKRRYLYLSGWMVAALRSQFGPLPDQSMHEKTSVADLIRELYTFLKQADAWELNHLYRNLDAAKEAGDSAKQAEIINQIDNFETHVVPIIADIDAGFGNPEATYLMAKQMIEAGACCIQIENQVSDEKQCGHQDGKVTVPHADFLAKINAVRYAFLELGVDDGVIVARTDSEGAGLTKQIAVSQKEGDLADQYNSFLEGEEVTDPSSVQHGDVLVKTAGKLIKPTKLASGLFQFRRDSNIDRVVLDCVTSLQNGADLLWIETPTPNVAHIKHMVDRIKEQEPNAKLVYNNSPSFNWTLNFRQQVFDAWSEEGKDVSAYERDSLMSVKYDETELAEVADEWAKEFQAKASREAGVFHHLITLPTYHTAALSTDQLVEGYFGEEGMLAYAKGVQRQEIRRNIATVKHQDMAGSNIGDDHKEYFSGEAALKAGGKDNTMNQFENN
- a CDS encoding acyl-CoA dehydrogenase C-terminal domain-containing protein, giving the protein MPNYKAPVRDMRFLMNEVFDFEGHYKTLPNGEDATPDMVEAIVGEMAKLCENTIGPLYQSGDEEGCKLEDGVVTTPKGFKEAYAEFQAGGWQGLSHPVEYGGQGLPMSLGLIKQEMMATANWSFSMYPGLSLGAMNTIQLHGTEEQKQDYLVPLTEGTWGGTMCLTEPQCGTDLGQVKTKAEPQKDGSYKISGTKIFISSGDHDMVENIVHIVLARLPDAPKGTKGISLFIVPKYLPGKIGEDNGVNVGSLEKKMGIKASATCVMNFDEATGFLIGPENKGLECMFTFMNTARLGTAMQGIAHAELSYQGALPYAKERKSMRALSGKKEPDAIADSLIHHGDVRRMLLKQKAIAEGGRAMLYFSAQYADNMISGILENDMKKYEHWDSELGFFTPILKGFLTEKGLEVANDGMQVFGGHGYIKEHGMEQIVRDARISTLYEGTTGIQALDLLGRKVLLTTKGKCVRDFTKKLVDFGTKNLRDPKLRPFAWKLLKIAAEWNYLTTRIMLVAAKDRDMVSTASYDFLMYSGYAMMAYFWALQAGVAKDKLENGGNEPAEFYKAKLATAEFYFERMLPSAKGHADAALKPTKSTMQLKEEHFSFDYE
- a CDS encoding SDR family NAD(P)-dependent oxidoreductase → MARFDNHRILITGAGAGIGALMAEEFARQGAEVIVTARRIAAAREVADRIKTAGGKAHAYVLDVSKLASIAKFRDKLHEEVGPITALINNAGVVFGGEFEQVELEQHLNTFRINTEGLMATTHAFLNDLIQAKQGYLVNIASASAFVGLPYGSTYAASKWAVVGFSESIRLELDVRKIKHVDVTTVCPSYISTGMFDGVKTPLLTPMLTPEKVVNSIIKGMIKKDSFVIEPPIAKSTELLKAALPRKVWDEVAYRIGVSTSMYSWKGKK